The sequence TTCACCTAGTAATACACGCTCCTGCGAAGGCACAAGCCGATACGAATATTGGGCAATATCGCCACAAACAACACAAATGGCGTGAACTTTGGTTACGTATTCGGCGGTAGACATCAACTGAGGCATACAACCAAAAGGCTGACCCGAAAAATCCATATCCAGGCCTGCCACGACCACCCGTTGGCCCTGGTCGGCCAGGGCGCGGCACACGTCTATGATTTCTTTGTCGAAAAACTGAGCTTCATCGATACCAACTACATCGCAATCGCCCGCCAGCGCTAAAATCTGGCCCGCTGTTTGCACAGGTGTTGAGTGAATTGTCAGAGCCGAATGCGAAACAATATTTACCTCGTCATAGCGCGTGTCGAGAGCCGGTTTAAATATCCGGACATTTAGTTTAGCAATGCGGGCACGAGTCAGCCGCCGGATCAGTTCTTCGGTTTTTCCGGAAAACATTGAGCCACAAATCACCTCGATCCAGCCGGTTCGGAGATGGGGTGGTTCACGTCGTCGAGTGGGTTCAATAAACATTTGGTGTCGGTCGTTGTAGAAGCCGATAGATAATTATTGATCGAACAAGTCGAGTTTTCGATCGTTGGCTTAATTTAGGACATAAACCACTTTTTTTAAATTATTTACGGGCCAAAAGCGGTTTGTGTCCGAAAACTTTATCTTTACAAAACAAAGGCTTTTCCCGATGTCGAACAAGTTTAACGCCAACGCGCTCACTGAATATAGCAAGTCCTACGCCCGTCGGACAGCCTCCGACTTTTACCAGCATCACTCAACCATCACCGGTCAGCAAATTCTGTCGCTGACGCCCATCAGCCAGATTAACCTGTTCGTCATCAGCAGCTTGTCGGATAAATGGCAGGCCGACGCCGAGAAGTTTCGCAGTCCGTATTTTGATTTCTCAAGCGCTGACGTACAGGAAGCCCTGCAGAATTTCATGAATGTTGTGTCACAATATATTTCTGTTCGGCGCGAACACCTGGAACCGCTGCTTGCCGATGCCACTCGCCGGACGATTACCATGATTTTCGACCCGAGGGCTTATTTTGACGATATCCTGCGCAGTCAGCCTGAATTTACCCTTACGGCTCCGGCCTTAAAGCAAATTACACGCTACACAAAAATTAATCAGTTCATTCCGGCTCATATTACCCAACGGATGAATGGGAAACCTTTTGTGTACGTCAATCAGGCCCTGGGGTATCTGGATGAAGCCCTAACGCAACGGGGTCAT comes from Spirosoma aureum and encodes:
- a CDS encoding thymidine kinase — its product is MFIEPTRRREPPHLRTGWIEVICGSMFSGKTEELIRRLTRARIAKLNVRIFKPALDTRYDEVNIVSHSALTIHSTPVQTAGQILALAGDCDVVGIDEAQFFDKEIIDVCRALADQGQRVVVAGLDMDFSGQPFGCMPQLMSTAEYVTKVHAICVVCGDIAQYSYRLVPSQERVLLGETDSYEARCRRCYNLGEDAGQKEWAYEDAHNDE